One genomic window of Amphiura filiformis chromosome 3, Afil_fr2py, whole genome shotgun sequence includes the following:
- the LOC140147618 gene encoding uncharacterized protein isoform X2 produces MWLSYVNSKFSLVAMLLMSVVKVKMVESYVCMLQKRPDPSRDGALRWSLPYAQICLCQGVVAPKVMSTCPKVNTGDLRFVDDPLPLTMRHNWRKDILDALLDRTTYCSIRAVSEVPDDVTSHTSDDSSSNPSTAVSGVPEDVTSQTSDDSSTINPKTIKDVVSTLDDGSTHESSSVDSMTSAMLQHSTVDSPAIACNDPLGMENRDIPDGNIQASSSLYPAKAGRLNGASRWGTHRSDAAIPPWIQADIGYATDVFGVITQGSGDVVAQLWTTSFKVSTFLSTLLNDEMFITDQHGAAVIFPGNVDISSEVIATFPEPVDARIVRITCLDGSSSVYASLRFEILGCKN; encoded by the exons ATGTGGCTATCCTACGTAAATAGCAAATTCAGCCTTGTAGCAATGCTACTGATGAGTGTCGTAAAAG TTAAAATGGTTGAGAGCTACGTTTGCATGCTTCAAAAAAGACCAGACCCTTCAAGAGATGGCGCCTTGAGATGGTCTCTACCATATGCACAAATATGCCTTTGTCAAGGTGTGGTTGCACCTAAAGTCATGTCAACTTGTCCAAAGGTGAATACTGGTGATCTGAGGTTTGTGGATGATCCACTGCCACTTACTATGCGACACAACTGGAGGAAAGATATACTTGATGCACTTTTAGACCGCACTACATATTGCAGTATCCGTG CTGTCTCAGAAGTTCCAGACGATGTCACATCACATACATCAGACGACTCGTCATCAAATCCTTCGACAG CTGTCTCAGGAGTACCAGAGGATGTCACATCACAAACATCTGATGACTCGTCAACAATTAATCCGAAGACGATCAAAGATGTCGTAAGTACCCTGGACGATGGTAGCACCCACGAGTCATCCAGCGTAGATTCTATGACTTCAGCCATGTTACAGCATAGTACTGTTGATTCGCCTGCTATAG CTTGCAACGATCCTCTGGGAATGGAAAATCGCGATATACCAGATGGTAATATTCAAGCGTCATCGTCTCTGTACCCAGCCAAGGCCGGAAGACTGAATGGTGCCAGCAGATGGGGTACACACAGGTCTGATGCCGCCATACCTCCTTGGATTCAAGCTGATATTG gttacGCGACCGATGTATTCGGAGTCATTACACAAGGTAGTGGTGACGTTGTAGCACAACTTTGGACGACGTCGTTTAAGGTGTCAACCTTCTTGAGTACCTTATTGAATGACGAGATGTTCATTACAGATCAACATGGAGCCGCAGTG ATATTTCCAGGCAACGTCGACATAAGCAGCGAGGTGATCGCCACTTTCCCTGAGCCCGTCGATGCTCGTATCGTGCGCATCACTTGTCTGGATGGGTCGAGTAGCGTCTACGCAAGTTTGAGATTCGAAATATTAGGATGCAAGAACTAG
- the LOC140147618 gene encoding uncharacterized protein isoform X3 — translation MWLSYVNSKFSLVAMLLMSVVKVKMVESYVCMLQKRPDPSRDGALRWSLPYAQICLCQGVVAPKVMSTCPKVNTGDLRFVDDPLPLTMRHNWRKDILDALLDRTTYCSIRAVSEVADDVTSHTSDDSSSNPSTAVSEVPDDVTSHTSDDSSSNPSTACNDPLGMENRDIPDGNIQASSSLYPAKAGRLNGASRWGTHRSDAAIPPWIQADIGYATDVFGVITQGSGDVVAQLWTTSFKVSTFLSTLLNDEMFITDQHGAAVIFPGNVDISSEVIATFPEPVDARIVRITCLDGSSSVYASLRFEILGCKN, via the exons ATGTGGCTATCCTACGTAAATAGCAAATTCAGCCTTGTAGCAATGCTACTGATGAGTGTCGTAAAAG TTAAAATGGTTGAGAGCTACGTTTGCATGCTTCAAAAAAGACCAGACCCTTCAAGAGATGGCGCCTTGAGATGGTCTCTACCATATGCACAAATATGCCTTTGTCAAGGTGTGGTTGCACCTAAAGTCATGTCAACTTGTCCAAAGGTGAATACTGGTGATCTGAGGTTTGTGGATGATCCACTGCCACTTACTATGCGACACAACTGGAGGAAAGATATACTTGATGCACTTTTAGACCGCACTACATATTGCAGTATCCGTG CTGTCTCAGAAGTTGCAGACGATGTCACATCACATACATCAGACGACTCGTCATCAAATCCTTCGACAG CTGTCTCAGAAGTTCCAGACGATGTCACATCACATACATCAGACGACTCGTCATCAAATCCTTCGACAG CTTGCAACGATCCTCTGGGAATGGAAAATCGCGATATACCAGATGGTAATATTCAAGCGTCATCGTCTCTGTACCCAGCCAAGGCCGGAAGACTGAATGGTGCCAGCAGATGGGGTACACACAGGTCTGATGCCGCCATACCTCCTTGGATTCAAGCTGATATTG gttacGCGACCGATGTATTCGGAGTCATTACACAAGGTAGTGGTGACGTTGTAGCACAACTTTGGACGACGTCGTTTAAGGTGTCAACCTTCTTGAGTACCTTATTGAATGACGAGATGTTCATTACAGATCAACATGGAGCCGCAGTG ATATTTCCAGGCAACGTCGACATAAGCAGCGAGGTGATCGCCACTTTCCCTGAGCCCGTCGATGCTCGTATCGTGCGCATCACTTGTCTGGATGGGTCGAGTAGCGTCTACGCAAGTTTGAGATTCGAAATATTAGGATGCAAGAACTAG
- the LOC140147618 gene encoding uncharacterized protein isoform X1 has product MWLSYVNSKFSLVAMLLMSVVKVKMVESYVCMLQKRPDPSRDGALRWSLPYAQICLCQGVVAPKVMSTCPKVNTGDLRFVDDPLPLTMRHNWRKDILDALLDRTTYCSIRAVSEVADDVTSHTSDDSSSNPSTAVSEVPDDVTSHTSDDSSSNPSTAVSGVPEDVTSQTSDDSSTINPKTIKDVVSTLDDGSTHESSSVDSMTSAMLQHSTVDSPAIACNDPLGMENRDIPDGNIQASSSLYPAKAGRLNGASRWGTHRSDAAIPPWIQADIGYATDVFGVITQGSGDVVAQLWTTSFKVSTFLSTLLNDEMFITDQHGAAVIFPGNVDISSEVIATFPEPVDARIVRITCLDGSSSVYASLRFEILGCKN; this is encoded by the exons ATGTGGCTATCCTACGTAAATAGCAAATTCAGCCTTGTAGCAATGCTACTGATGAGTGTCGTAAAAG TTAAAATGGTTGAGAGCTACGTTTGCATGCTTCAAAAAAGACCAGACCCTTCAAGAGATGGCGCCTTGAGATGGTCTCTACCATATGCACAAATATGCCTTTGTCAAGGTGTGGTTGCACCTAAAGTCATGTCAACTTGTCCAAAGGTGAATACTGGTGATCTGAGGTTTGTGGATGATCCACTGCCACTTACTATGCGACACAACTGGAGGAAAGATATACTTGATGCACTTTTAGACCGCACTACATATTGCAGTATCCGTG CTGTCTCAGAAGTTGCAGACGATGTCACATCACATACATCAGACGACTCGTCATCAAATCCTTCGACAG CTGTCTCAGAAGTTCCAGACGATGTCACATCACATACATCAGACGACTCGTCATCAAATCCTTCGACAG CTGTCTCAGGAGTACCAGAGGATGTCACATCACAAACATCTGATGACTCGTCAACAATTAATCCGAAGACGATCAAAGATGTCGTAAGTACCCTGGACGATGGTAGCACCCACGAGTCATCCAGCGTAGATTCTATGACTTCAGCCATGTTACAGCATAGTACTGTTGATTCGCCTGCTATAG CTTGCAACGATCCTCTGGGAATGGAAAATCGCGATATACCAGATGGTAATATTCAAGCGTCATCGTCTCTGTACCCAGCCAAGGCCGGAAGACTGAATGGTGCCAGCAGATGGGGTACACACAGGTCTGATGCCGCCATACCTCCTTGGATTCAAGCTGATATTG gttacGCGACCGATGTATTCGGAGTCATTACACAAGGTAGTGGTGACGTTGTAGCACAACTTTGGACGACGTCGTTTAAGGTGTCAACCTTCTTGAGTACCTTATTGAATGACGAGATGTTCATTACAGATCAACATGGAGCCGCAGTG ATATTTCCAGGCAACGTCGACATAAGCAGCGAGGTGATCGCCACTTTCCCTGAGCCCGTCGATGCTCGTATCGTGCGCATCACTTGTCTGGATGGGTCGAGTAGCGTCTACGCAAGTTTGAGATTCGAAATATTAGGATGCAAGAACTAG